From Erigeron canadensis isolate Cc75 chromosome 5, C_canadensis_v1, whole genome shotgun sequence:
ATGTCCCCTGCACCAGCCTTTAAAAATTTGAGTTGCTACTTGCTAGTACATGTGACTTTGCTTGATCCTCCATTTAGGCACTTAAACTTCTTTTTATGGTTTACAGGGTTTCGACTGTAAAGTATAATGGGTGGTGGTAGGGTTGCTCATCCGGTCTTAAAAGGCCCTAGTGTGGTTAAGGAATTGGTGATTGGAGCTGTGCTTGGGTTAGCTGCTGGTGGTTTGTGGAAGATGCACCATTGGAACGAGCAGAGAAAAACAAGGCAATTCTATGACCTGCTGGAGAAGGGTGAGATCGGtgttgttgttgaagaagaatgaACATTGTCATGACGGGGTCTTCATTATGTTTGATTTCTGCTGTTATATAAAATTAGACATGATTACGTGCAACTATCACAAAACATA
This genomic window contains:
- the LOC122600490 gene encoding cytochrome c oxidase subunit 5C-2, encoding MGGGRVAHPVLKGPSVVKELVIGAVLGLAAGGLWKMHHWNEQRKTRQFYDLLEKGEIGVVVEEE